The following are encoded together in the Bradyrhizobium sp. CCGUVB1N3 genome:
- a CDS encoding carboxyl transferase domain-containing protein, with protein sequence MPLHSTIDPSSSDFAGNAEAMRALVADLRQKLAEVAGGGGEASRKRHTARGKMLARERVDLLVDPGTAFLELSPLAAYGLYGGDVHSASVVTGVGRISGRECVIVANDATIKGGTYYPMTVKKHLRAQDVARQNNLPCVYMVDSGGAFLPMQDDIFPDERHFGRIFYNQAQMSSQGIPQIAVVMGSCTAGGAYVPAMSDESIIVRNQGTIFLGGPPLVKAATGEVVSAEELGGADVHSRQSGVTDHYAQNDAHAIGIARRIVGTLKPQARPNLNMHPPRDPLFAAEEIYGVVPVDGRKPFDVRDIIARIVDGSEFDEFKKLYGTTLVCGFAHIWGYPVGIIANNGILFSESSLKGAHFIELCCQRGIPLVFLQNITGFMVGKKYEAGGIARDGAKLVTAVATASVPKFTVVIGGSYGAGNYGMCGRAYSPRFLWMWPNARISVMGGEQASMVLSQVRRDNIEAKGESWSKEEEEKFRSPIRAQYESQGHPYYATARLWDDGVIDPADTRLVLGLGLSAASNAPIEPTKFGLFRM encoded by the coding sequence ATGCCGCTCCATTCCACCATCGATCCTTCATCATCGGACTTCGCAGGCAATGCCGAGGCAATGCGCGCGCTCGTCGCTGACCTGCGGCAAAAGCTCGCCGAGGTCGCCGGCGGCGGCGGCGAGGCCTCGCGCAAGCGGCACACCGCGCGCGGCAAGATGCTGGCGCGCGAGCGCGTCGATCTCCTGGTCGATCCCGGCACTGCGTTTCTGGAGTTGTCGCCGCTTGCCGCCTATGGCCTGTACGGTGGCGACGTGCATTCGGCGAGCGTCGTCACGGGGGTCGGGCGGATCTCGGGACGCGAGTGCGTCATCGTCGCCAATGATGCCACCATCAAGGGCGGCACCTACTACCCGATGACGGTGAAGAAGCACCTGCGTGCGCAGGACGTCGCGCGGCAGAACAATCTTCCTTGCGTCTACATGGTTGATTCCGGTGGCGCCTTCCTGCCGATGCAGGACGACATCTTTCCGGACGAGCGGCACTTTGGCCGCATCTTCTACAACCAGGCGCAGATGTCTTCGCAGGGCATCCCGCAGATCGCCGTCGTGATGGGTTCCTGCACGGCCGGTGGCGCCTATGTGCCTGCGATGTCGGACGAGAGCATCATCGTGCGCAATCAGGGCACCATCTTCCTCGGCGGCCCGCCGCTGGTGAAGGCCGCGACCGGCGAGGTCGTGAGCGCCGAAGAGCTCGGCGGCGCCGACGTGCATTCGCGGCAGTCCGGCGTCACCGATCACTACGCCCAGAACGATGCGCATGCGATCGGCATCGCGCGGCGTATCGTGGGTACGCTGAAGCCACAGGCGCGGCCGAACCTCAACATGCATCCGCCGCGCGATCCGCTGTTTGCGGCGGAAGAGATCTACGGCGTCGTGCCGGTCGACGGCCGCAAGCCTTTCGACGTCCGCGACATCATCGCGCGCATCGTCGACGGCTCGGAGTTCGACGAGTTCAAGAAACTCTACGGCACGACGCTGGTCTGCGGCTTCGCCCATATTTGGGGCTATCCGGTCGGGATCATCGCCAACAACGGCATCCTGTTCAGCGAGAGCTCGCTGAAGGGCGCACATTTCATCGAGCTGTGCTGCCAGCGCGGTATCCCCCTGGTGTTCCTGCAGAACATCACCGGGTTCATGGTCGGCAAGAAATACGAAGCCGGCGGCATCGCGCGCGACGGTGCCAAGCTCGTCACGGCGGTCGCCACGGCCTCGGTGCCGAAGTTCACCGTGGTGATCGGCGGCTCCTACGGCGCCGGGAATTACGGCATGTGCGGGCGCGCCTACAGCCCGCGCTTCCTCTGGATGTGGCCGAACGCGCGCATCTCCGTGATGGGCGGCGAGCAGGCCTCGATGGTGCTGAGCCAGGTCAGGCGCGACAACATCGAGGCCAAGGGCGAGAGCTGGTCCAAGGAAGAGGAAGAGAAGTTCCGCAGCCCCATTCGTGCGCAATATGAAAGCCAGGGGCATCCGTACTATGCGACGGCACGGCTGTGGGACGACGGCGTGATCGATCCGGCCGATACGAGGCTCGTGCTCGGGCTTGGGCTGTCAGCGGCGTCGAACGCGCCGATCGAACCCACGAAATTCGGCCTGTTCAGGATGTGA
- a CDS encoding isovaleryl-CoA dehydrogenase, with translation MNIPSIDFDLGEDITMLRDTVRAFVEAEVAPRAAEVEKANLFPADLWKRFGDLGLLGMTAPEEYGGSNMGYLAHVVAMEEISRGSAAVGLSYGAHSNLCVNQIRRNGNDAQRQRYLPKLISGDYVGALAMSEPGAGSDVVSMKLRADKRGDRYVLNGSKMWITNGGDADVLVVYAKTDPDAGPRGMTAFLIEKGFKGFTHGQHLDKLGMRGSNTYPLFFDECEVPAENVLGGVGEGVKVLMSGLDYERAVLSGGPLGIMAACMDAVVPYMHERKQFGQPIGDFQLMQGKLADMYSTWQATRAYVYAVGRACDRGGHARSLRKDAAAAILYSAEKATWMAGEAIQALGGVGYTSEFPTGRLWRDAKLYEIGAGTSEVRRMLIGRELMAETA, from the coding sequence ATGAACATCCCGAGCATCGATTTCGATCTGGGCGAAGACATCACCATGCTGCGCGATACGGTGCGCGCCTTCGTGGAGGCTGAGGTCGCGCCGCGCGCGGCCGAGGTCGAGAAGGCCAACCTGTTTCCGGCCGACCTCTGGAAGCGCTTCGGTGACCTCGGCCTGCTCGGGATGACCGCGCCGGAGGAATATGGCGGCTCCAACATGGGCTATCTCGCCCACGTCGTCGCCATGGAGGAGATTTCGCGCGGCTCGGCCGCCGTCGGCCTGTCGTACGGGGCGCATTCCAATCTCTGCGTCAACCAGATCCGCCGCAACGGCAACGACGCGCAGCGCCAGCGCTATCTGCCAAAGCTGATTTCCGGCGACTATGTCGGCGCGCTCGCAATGTCCGAGCCGGGCGCCGGCTCCGACGTCGTCTCCATGAAGCTGCGCGCCGACAAGCGCGGCGACCGCTACGTGCTCAACGGCTCGAAAATGTGGATCACCAATGGCGGGGACGCCGACGTGCTGGTGGTCTATGCCAAGACGGATCCGGACGCCGGCCCGCGCGGGATGACCGCCTTCCTCATCGAGAAGGGCTTCAAGGGCTTCACCCACGGCCAGCATCTCGACAAGCTCGGCATGCGCGGCTCCAACACCTATCCCTTGTTCTTCGACGAATGCGAGGTGCCGGCCGAGAACGTGCTGGGCGGGGTGGGCGAGGGCGTCAAGGTGTTGATGTCCGGCCTCGACTATGAGCGCGCCGTGCTGTCCGGCGGTCCGCTCGGGATCATGGCGGCCTGCATGGATGCCGTCGTGCCCTATATGCACGAGCGAAAGCAGTTCGGTCAGCCGATCGGCGACTTCCAGCTCATGCAGGGCAAGCTCGCCGACATGTATTCGACCTGGCAGGCGACGCGCGCCTATGTCTACGCCGTCGGCCGCGCCTGCGACCGCGGCGGTCACGCGCGCTCGCTGCGCAAGGACGCTGCCGCCGCAATCCTTTACTCTGCCGAGAAGGCGACGTGGATGGCGGGCGAGGCGATCCAGGCGCTCGGCGGCGTCGGCTACACCAGCGAATTTCCGACCGGGCGTCTGTGGCGCGATGCAAAACTCTACGAGATCGGCGCCGGCACCTCGGAAGTGCGCCGCATGCTGATCGGCCGCGAGCTGATGGCGGAGACGGCCTGA
- a CDS encoding AraC family transcriptional regulator has product MPFQASAAIPRRAVTPAAFVRGVVAAYARYGRDAAEALARSQVPADLLGSADGRVTAAQFEALAGHAMRELDDEALGWFSRRLPWGTYGMLCRASITAPNLEVALKRWCRHHRILTEDVLFALSVDRDTAVISIREQRDLGALREFCLVTLLRYVLGFSCWAVDSAIALRAAEFPHTEPRHVSVYPTIFCKNVRFDAERASITFDKRYLALPLTRSPSDLDGMLKGALRLTVLPYRRDRLMVERIRRVLRSARGRILTADDVASELALSTRTMHRRLRDEATSLRALKEEAKLELAREALMRGRAPIKRIAEIAGFRNEKSFSRAFRNWTGASPREFRTRYR; this is encoded by the coding sequence ATGCCTTTTCAAGCCTCAGCTGCAATTCCTCGCCGCGCCGTGACACCGGCCGCCTTCGTGCGCGGGGTGGTTGCCGCCTACGCCAGATATGGCCGTGATGCGGCTGAGGCGCTAGCCAGGAGCCAGGTGCCGGCGGACCTCCTCGGATCGGCGGATGGGCGGGTCACGGCGGCCCAGTTCGAGGCCCTAGCGGGCCACGCCATGCGCGAGCTCGACGACGAGGCGCTTGGCTGGTTCTCGCGCCGGCTGCCCTGGGGCACCTATGGCATGCTGTGCCGGGCCTCGATCACCGCCCCCAATCTCGAGGTGGCGCTGAAGCGCTGGTGCCGCCATCACCGCATCCTCACCGAGGACGTGCTGTTCGCGCTAAGCGTCGACCGCGACACGGCCGTGATCTCTATTCGCGAGCAGCGCGACCTCGGGGCATTGCGCGAATTCTGTCTGGTGACGCTGCTGCGCTACGTGCTCGGCTTCTCCTGCTGGGCCGTCGATTCCGCGATCGCGCTCCGGGCGGCGGAATTTCCCCATACCGAGCCGCGCCACGTCTCGGTCTATCCAACGATCTTCTGCAAGAACGTTCGCTTCGATGCGGAGCGCGCCAGCATCACCTTCGACAAGCGCTATCTGGCGCTGCCGCTGACGCGCAGCCCGTCCGATCTCGACGGCATGCTGAAGGGTGCGCTGCGCCTGACCGTGCTGCCCTACCGGCGCGACCGCCTGATGGTGGAGCGGATCAGGCGCGTGCTGCGCAGCGCACGCGGCCGGATCCTGACCGCCGACGACGTCGCAAGCGAGCTCGCGCTGTCGACCCGCACCATGCATCGCCGCCTGCGCGACGAGGCAACCTCGCTGCGCGCGTTGAAGGAAGAGGCAAAGCTCGAACTCGCCAGGGAAGCCTTGATGCGCGGCCGCGCGCCGATCAAGCGGATCGCCGAGATCGCTGGTTTTCGCAACGAGAAGAGTTTTTCGCGCGCCTTCCGCAACTGGACCGGCGCCTCGCCGCGCGAGTTTCGCACCAGGTATCGTTAG
- a CDS encoding Lrp/AsnC family transcriptional regulator — protein MAGRDQLDGVDLRILSELQEDGRVRNNELAHRVGVSAPNCLRRLKSLVSRGVIKAVRAILDERLLGYEVVSFVAIQLGSQAQPVLEAFETSVAAVPRIQQCWRISGDTDYLLKCVAPNVESMRQQLLHFAAMPNVKNVRSFPVLGVAKDMPLPVQDIAVASASAI, from the coding sequence ATGGCCGGGCGTGACCAGCTCGACGGCGTCGACCTGAGGATATTGTCGGAGCTCCAGGAAGACGGCCGCGTCCGCAACAATGAGCTGGCGCATCGTGTCGGCGTCTCCGCGCCGAACTGCCTGCGGCGGCTCAAATCCCTCGTCAGCCGCGGCGTGATCAAAGCGGTCCGCGCCATTCTGGACGAACGGCTCCTCGGCTACGAGGTCGTCTCGTTCGTCGCCATCCAGCTCGGCAGCCAGGCCCAACCGGTTCTGGAGGCCTTCGAGACATCCGTTGCGGCGGTACCGCGCATCCAGCAGTGCTGGCGGATCTCCGGCGATACCGACTATCTCCTGAAATGCGTGGCCCCGAACGTGGAAAGCATGCGGCAACAGCTCCTGCATTTTGCCGCCATGCCGAACGTGAAGAACGTCCGCAGCTTTCCGGTGCTGGGCGTTGCGAAGGATATGCCGCTGCCCGTGCAGGACATCGCAGTCGCGAGCGCGTCCGCCATTTAG
- a CDS encoding ETC complex I subunit, producing MTARIFKPAKNAMQSGKGKTREWQLDYEPEQPRAVEPLMGWTSSADMKQQITLRFETKEEAIAYCERKGIAYQVIEPKESIRRPVAYADNFSFRRGEPWTH from the coding sequence ATGACCGCACGCATTTTCAAGCCCGCCAAGAACGCAATGCAGTCGGGCAAGGGGAAGACCCGGGAATGGCAGCTCGACTATGAGCCGGAGCAGCCGCGCGCGGTCGAGCCGCTGATGGGCTGGACCTCGTCGGCGGACATGAAGCAGCAGATCACGCTGCGTTTCGAGACCAAGGAGGAGGCGATCGCCTATTGCGAGCGCAAGGGCATCGCCTACCAGGTGATCGAGCCCAAGGAGTCGATCCGCCGCCCGGTCGCCTATGCCGACAATTTCTCCTTCCGCCGCGGCGAGCCTTGGACACACTGA
- a CDS encoding OpgC domain-containing protein yields MAFLNINATLPEKGRDLRLDLFRGVANWAIFLDHIPDNVVNWITTRNYGFSDAADLFVFISGYTASFVYARMMLERGFIVGATRLTKRVWQLYVAHIILFVIYIAAISYLALRFGDSDMIDEFNVAGLVDNATETLRQGLFLRFKPLNLDVLPLYIVLMGLFPPVLWFMLRKPDLTMGLSLILWLAARHFGWNLTAYPAGTWYFNPYCWQVLFVFGAWCAMGGARRSMTLINSKVTLYLCLAYLLFALIMTMAGRFPNLGAMFPEWLFSAFNPNDKTNLAPYRFIHFVVIVILVIRFVPKDWPGLEWKVFDPVIVCGQQSLAVFCVGVFLSFVGHFELSMSSGSLFAQLFVSIAGIAIMTTVAYYISWSKRQDKPLKPPAAAKPAATTAKAG; encoded by the coding sequence ATGGCCTTCCTGAACATCAACGCAACGCTTCCCGAAAAAGGCCGCGACCTCCGGCTGGACCTGTTTCGCGGGGTCGCGAACTGGGCGATCTTCCTCGATCACATCCCCGACAACGTCGTGAACTGGATCACGACACGGAACTACGGTTTCAGCGACGCCGCCGACCTCTTTGTCTTCATCTCCGGCTATACCGCGTCCTTCGTCTATGCGCGGATGATGCTGGAACGCGGCTTCATCGTCGGCGCCACCCGGCTGACCAAGCGCGTTTGGCAGCTCTACGTCGCCCACATCATCCTGTTCGTGATCTATATCGCCGCGATCAGCTATCTGGCGCTGCGCTTCGGCGACTCCGACATGATCGATGAGTTCAATGTCGCCGGCCTCGTCGACAACGCCACCGAGACGCTGCGGCAGGGCCTGTTCCTGCGCTTCAAGCCACTCAATCTCGACGTGTTGCCGCTCTACATCGTGCTGATGGGATTATTCCCGCCGGTCCTGTGGTTCATGTTGCGCAAGCCGGACCTCACGATGGGGCTGTCGCTTATCCTGTGGCTGGCGGCACGGCATTTCGGATGGAATCTCACCGCCTACCCGGCCGGCACCTGGTATTTCAACCCGTATTGCTGGCAGGTGCTGTTCGTGTTCGGGGCGTGGTGCGCGATGGGCGGAGCACGGCGCTCGATGACGCTGATCAACTCGAAGGTGACGCTCTATCTGTGCCTCGCCTATCTCCTGTTCGCGCTGATCATGACCATGGCGGGACGCTTCCCGAACCTCGGCGCGATGTTTCCGGAGTGGCTGTTCTCGGCCTTCAATCCGAACGACAAGACCAATCTTGCGCCCTATCGCTTCATCCATTTCGTCGTGATCGTGATCCTCGTGATCCGCTTCGTGCCGAAGGACTGGCCGGGCCTGGAGTGGAAGGTCTTCGATCCCGTGATCGTTTGCGGCCAGCAGTCGCTCGCCGTGTTCTGCGTCGGCGTGTTCCTGTCCTTCGTCGGCCATTTCGAACTGTCGATGAGCTCGGGCTCGCTGTTCGCACAGCTCTTCGTCAGCATCGCCGGAATCGCGATCATGACGACGGTCGCCTACTACATCTCCTGGTCAAAGCGGCAGGACAAGCCGCTGAAGCCGCCCGCCGCGGCGAAGCCGGCGGCCACCACCGCGAAGGCGGGCTGA